The following coding sequences lie in one Myxococcus xanthus genomic window:
- a CDS encoding S9 family peptidase codes for MPLSLLAALALSATPAPARPQPFTHHDMISLRRLSSPRVSPDGKQVAYVLRTTDMEANRGRTDLWLVGVDGNAAPRQLTSHPDADSEPTWAPDGKSLFFLSSRGGSSQVWRLPVDGGEAVQVTKLPLDVGAFRVSPDGTRLAVALEVFPDCPTLECTPQREEERSKRKATGRTYDKLFARHWDTWKDGRRSHVFVVPVAGGAPVDVMKGMDADSPSKPFGGAEEFTFTPDNKSIVFAARDVGRSEAWSTDLDLFVAPIDGKAKPRKLTEKNRATDTSPVFSPDGKTLAYLAMSRPGFEADRYRVILRTWPGGQERVLTQDWDRSVGSLAWSADGKTLFASAGHVGQQPIFALDVATGKPTQLTKDGAADAPQPAAGGRIVYVYDDLDSPADLHVMNVDGSESRQLTHVNQDALARIRFGDFEQFSFPGWNNETVHAYVVKPVNFDPKKKYPLAFLIHGGPQGSFGNHFHYRWNPQVYAGRGYVAVMVDFHGSTGYGQAFTDSISDDWGGKPFEDLQKGVAAALKRYSFINPDKMCALGASYGGYMINWIAGNWPDGFKCLVNHDGILDERMGYFDTEELWFPEWEHKGTPWENPEGYSKHNPIEHVAKWKTPMMVIHGGQDFRVVETQGLGTFTALQRKGIPSKLLYFPEENHWVLRPANSVQWHDEVLGWLDQWTRK; via the coding sequence TTGCCGCTGTCGCTTCTCGCGGCCCTGGCCCTGAGCGCCACTCCGGCGCCGGCCCGGCCCCAGCCGTTCACCCACCACGACATGATTTCGCTGCGCCGGCTGAGCAGCCCGCGCGTCTCGCCGGACGGCAAGCAGGTCGCCTACGTCCTGCGCACCACGGACATGGAGGCCAACCGCGGCCGCACGGACCTGTGGCTCGTCGGCGTCGACGGAAACGCCGCGCCGCGCCAGCTCACCTCGCATCCGGACGCGGACTCCGAGCCCACCTGGGCGCCGGACGGCAAGAGCCTCTTCTTCCTGTCCTCGCGCGGCGGCTCCTCGCAGGTGTGGCGGCTGCCCGTGGACGGCGGCGAGGCCGTGCAGGTGACGAAGCTGCCCCTGGACGTGGGCGCCTTCCGCGTGTCGCCGGACGGCACGCGGCTGGCCGTGGCGCTGGAGGTCTTCCCGGATTGCCCCACGCTGGAGTGCACCCCGCAGCGCGAGGAGGAACGCTCCAAGCGCAAGGCCACCGGCCGCACCTACGACAAGCTCTTCGCGCGACACTGGGACACGTGGAAGGACGGACGTCGCTCGCACGTCTTCGTCGTCCCCGTGGCCGGCGGCGCGCCCGTGGACGTGATGAAGGGCATGGACGCGGACAGCCCCTCCAAGCCCTTTGGCGGCGCGGAGGAGTTCACCTTCACGCCGGACAACAAGAGCATCGTCTTCGCCGCGCGGGACGTGGGTCGCTCCGAGGCCTGGTCCACGGATTTGGACCTCTTCGTCGCGCCGATTGATGGCAAGGCGAAGCCGCGCAAGCTGACGGAGAAGAACCGCGCCACCGACACCAGCCCGGTGTTCAGCCCGGACGGTAAGACGCTGGCCTACCTGGCCATGTCGCGCCCTGGCTTCGAGGCGGACCGCTACCGCGTCATCCTCCGCACCTGGCCCGGAGGTCAGGAGCGCGTGCTCACCCAGGACTGGGACCGCTCCGTCGGCAGCCTCGCGTGGAGCGCGGACGGCAAGACGCTCTTCGCGAGCGCCGGGCACGTGGGCCAGCAGCCCATCTTCGCGCTGGACGTGGCCACGGGGAAGCCCACCCAGTTGACGAAGGACGGCGCCGCGGACGCGCCGCAGCCGGCCGCTGGGGGCCGCATCGTCTACGTGTATGACGACCTGGATTCGCCCGCGGACCTGCACGTGATGAACGTGGATGGCTCGGAGTCGCGCCAGCTTACCCACGTGAACCAGGACGCGTTGGCTCGCATCCGCTTCGGTGACTTCGAGCAGTTCTCATTCCCCGGTTGGAACAACGAGACGGTTCACGCCTACGTCGTGAAGCCGGTGAACTTCGACCCGAAGAAGAAGTACCCGCTGGCGTTCCTCATCCACGGTGGGCCGCAGGGCTCGTTCGGCAATCACTTCCATTACCGGTGGAACCCGCAGGTGTACGCGGGGCGTGGCTACGTGGCCGTGATGGTCGACTTCCACGGCTCCACCGGCTACGGGCAGGCGTTCACCGACTCCATCTCAGATGACTGGGGTGGCAAGCCGTTCGAGGACCTGCAGAAGGGCGTGGCTGCGGCGCTCAAGCGCTACAGCTTCATCAACCCGGACAAGATGTGCGCGCTGGGGGCGAGCTACGGCGGGTACATGATCAACTGGATTGCCGGTAACTGGCCGGACGGCTTCAAGTGCCTGGTGAACCACGACGGCATCCTCGACGAGCGCATGGGCTACTTCGACACCGAGGAGCTGTGGTTCCCGGAGTGGGAGCACAAGGGCACGCCGTGGGAGAACCCGGAGGGCTACAGCAAGCACAACCCGATTGAGCACGTCGCGAAGTGGAAGACGCCGATGATGGTTATCCACGGCGGGCAGGACTTCCGCGTGGTGGAGACGCAGGGCCTGGGCACCTTCACGGCGCTGCAGCGGAAGGGGATTCCCTCCAAGCTGCTCTACTTCCCGGAAGAGAACCACTGGGTGCTGCGCCCGGCCAACAGCGTGCAGTGGCACGACGAAGTCCTGGGCTGGCTGGACCAGTGGACGCGCAAGTAG
- the fliB gene encoding flagellin lysine-N-methylase, with protein sequence MTATAPRYMTRFRCLADACEDTCCAGLVVLVSEPRLQRLKQAVAGTPDAERVETFIRLEPDASPGDDAVIAKREDGHCVFLDARKTCSLHRAYGEAALPDACATFPRVATRWAHGLEVTGSLACPEVARLCLLAEDAVDTVPVSEDLALRPETARSLGGGDSEDAWTQHAAAVRSTALSVLQRRELPFAARLFALGQLGLRLDGFYCRGTEVFHGDAREGAEALLTEVLRAFTLPETLTALHGGFAALSLPGGPWVGICAAVLKSRLGAVRSERFLTLAELVLESYGGVDLLPDDAWRRYSERRERLSPGLAQRVEQYLRHHAVNHWLRHPFTDAPRVLDYVFRMALREAVLCWTLFGHPTVVALCAEVAADTAESRARLDAAAVECFQLIAKHVEQAPQLHALAQGLAGSGGDETLGRMLVLLKGL encoded by the coding sequence ATGACGGCCACCGCACCCCGGTACATGACGCGCTTCAGGTGCCTCGCGGATGCCTGCGAGGACACCTGCTGCGCGGGGCTCGTCGTCCTCGTCAGCGAGCCGCGCTTGCAGCGCCTGAAGCAAGCGGTGGCGGGCACGCCGGACGCGGAGCGGGTGGAGACCTTCATCCGGCTGGAGCCCGACGCCAGCCCCGGCGACGACGCCGTCATCGCGAAGCGCGAGGACGGGCACTGCGTGTTCCTGGATGCGCGGAAGACGTGCTCGCTGCACCGCGCCTATGGCGAGGCCGCGCTGCCGGATGCATGCGCCACCTTCCCGCGAGTCGCTACGCGCTGGGCGCACGGGCTGGAGGTGACCGGTTCGCTCGCGTGTCCGGAGGTGGCTCGCCTGTGTCTGCTGGCGGAGGACGCGGTGGACACCGTGCCCGTGTCCGAGGACCTCGCGCTGCGTCCGGAGACTGCGCGGTCCCTGGGCGGCGGCGATTCCGAGGACGCGTGGACGCAGCACGCGGCGGCCGTGCGTTCCACCGCGTTGTCGGTGCTCCAGCGCCGCGAACTGCCGTTCGCCGCGAGGCTCTTCGCGCTGGGGCAGTTGGGCCTCAGGTTGGACGGCTTCTACTGCCGGGGCACGGAGGTGTTCCACGGCGACGCGCGCGAGGGCGCGGAGGCCCTGCTGACGGAAGTGCTGCGTGCCTTCACCCTGCCCGAGACGCTGACGGCGCTGCACGGTGGCTTCGCGGCGCTGTCGCTGCCGGGAGGCCCGTGGGTGGGCATCTGCGCCGCGGTGCTGAAGTCTCGCCTGGGCGCGGTCCGGAGCGAGCGGTTCCTCACGCTGGCGGAGCTGGTGCTGGAGTCCTACGGCGGCGTGGACCTGCTGCCCGACGATGCATGGCGCCGCTACTCGGAGCGCCGCGAGCGGCTGTCACCCGGGTTGGCGCAGCGGGTGGAGCAGTACCTGCGCCACCACGCCGTGAATCACTGGCTGCGCCACCCGTTCACGGACGCGCCGCGCGTGCTGGACTACGTGTTCCGCATGGCGCTGCGCGAGGCCGTCCTCTGTTGGACGCTCTTCGGCCACCCCACGGTGGTGGCGCTCTGCGCGGAGGTCGCGGCGGATACGGCCGAGTCACGCGCCCGGCTCGACGCCGCCGCGGTGGAGTGCTTCCAGCTCATCGCGAAGCACGTCGAGCAGGCGCCCCAGCTCCACGCCCTGGCCCAGGGGCTGGCGGGGAGCGGGGGCGACGAGACGCTCGGCCGGATGCTCGTGCTGCTCAAGGGGCTCTGA
- the mltG gene encoding endolytic transglycosylase MltG: MKRILWVLGAAFVLLVASGAGAFFWIEQQARTAAAPPGADVVEFTVPKGTSGRGLGTLLESQGLIRDARVWRWHLYRRGSFAPKAGRHEVSASMTLAELATELEGNPIPEDVPFVVVEGWRLRDTDAALVAAGFIKPGAYIAAASKPKNFTAPFPLPSTGTLEGYLYPETYGVIPGKFDVEALIQRQLDAFAQRFFAPNRDTITKSGRTLHEVVVMASMLEREEPLPDQRPLVAGILWKRVDKGFPLGVDATSRYELAQWNDRVAFLKRLRDPQDPYNTRHKKGLPPGPIGAPTVSSLQAAMLPKPSEYWYYLHDAQRILRPSRNAEEHEALRRKYNVY, translated from the coding sequence ATGAAGCGGATTCTCTGGGTCCTGGGTGCAGCCTTCGTGCTGCTGGTGGCGTCCGGCGCGGGCGCCTTCTTCTGGATTGAGCAGCAGGCACGCACGGCCGCGGCGCCTCCTGGCGCGGACGTGGTGGAGTTCACCGTGCCCAAGGGCACATCCGGGCGTGGCCTGGGCACGCTGCTCGAATCGCAAGGCCTCATCCGCGACGCGCGGGTGTGGCGCTGGCACCTGTACCGGCGCGGCAGCTTCGCCCCCAAGGCGGGCCGCCATGAGGTCAGCGCGTCGATGACGCTGGCCGAGCTGGCCACGGAGCTGGAAGGCAACCCCATTCCCGAGGACGTTCCGTTCGTCGTCGTCGAGGGCTGGCGCCTGCGCGACACGGACGCGGCGCTCGTGGCCGCGGGCTTCATCAAGCCGGGCGCGTACATCGCCGCGGCCAGCAAGCCCAAGAACTTCACCGCGCCCTTCCCCCTGCCCTCCACGGGCACGCTGGAGGGCTACCTCTACCCGGAGACCTACGGCGTGATTCCGGGCAAGTTCGATGTCGAGGCGCTCATCCAGCGTCAGCTGGACGCCTTCGCGCAGCGCTTCTTCGCGCCCAACCGCGATACCATCACGAAGAGCGGTCGCACGCTGCACGAGGTGGTGGTGATGGCCTCCATGCTGGAGCGCGAGGAGCCGCTGCCCGACCAGCGCCCCCTGGTCGCCGGCATCCTGTGGAAGCGCGTGGACAAGGGATTCCCGCTCGGCGTGGACGCCACGTCGCGCTACGAGCTGGCGCAGTGGAATGACCGCGTCGCCTTCCTCAAGCGCCTGCGGGATCCGCAGGACCCGTACAACACGCGGCACAAGAAGGGCCTGCCTCCCGGCCCCATCGGCGCGCCCACCGTGTCCTCGCTCCAGGCCGCGATGTTACCCAAGCCGAGCGAGTACTGGTACTACCTGCACGACGCGCAGCGCATCCTCCGCCCGTCGCGAAACGCGGAGGAGCACGAGGCGCTCCGCCGCAAGTACAACGTGTACTGA
- a CDS encoding DUF1622 domain-containing protein, producing the protein MEVHSLISLAAQLMEWAGVGSMVLGAVLALVVLATRQQLPAGEAYRRFRLNLGRAILLGLEFLVAADIIRTVSQRPTLDGVLVLGLIVLIRTFLSFTLTVELEGRWPWQHRKDIAGPVHPPPTSSTPQHPVPPAPDAPRPVKH; encoded by the coding sequence ATGGAGGTCCATTCCCTCATCTCGCTTGCCGCCCAACTCATGGAGTGGGCCGGCGTGGGCAGCATGGTGCTGGGAGCGGTGCTCGCCCTCGTGGTGCTCGCCACGCGGCAGCAGCTCCCCGCCGGTGAGGCCTACCGCCGCTTCCGGCTGAACCTGGGCCGCGCCATCCTCCTGGGCCTGGAGTTCCTCGTCGCCGCCGACATCATCCGCACCGTGAGCCAGCGCCCCACGCTGGATGGCGTGCTGGTGCTCGGGCTCATCGTCCTCATCCGGACCTTCCTCAGCTTCACCCTCACCGTGGAGCTGGAGGGACGCTGGCCCTGGCAACACCGCAAGGACATCGCCGGTCCTGTTCATCCTCCGCCAACGTCGTCCACCCCGCAGCACCCTGTGCCGCCCGCTCCCGACGCACCACGTCCGGTGAAGCACTGA
- a CDS encoding TIGR02266 family protein, producing MVCPPVDAIRGAGDRGVKTYLSGGARTAIVLAMDQGRRTTDRKAVGLLVKLKHESVGSFAEEFATNLSPGGMFIRSRTPQAVGTPVKFEVQIAGGVRVLRGSALVRWVREVGDPAGPPGMGLQFEELDTASRALVEMMLMRKTVADSNAPAVQPLPAIAPSVAPAIAPSIAPSVAPAIAPSIAPAVAPMAQSRPAPPVQARPAPPVQARPAAAPADVGGIALDSLFDDLEPEGGSSAPIPDEPLDLVPSVVEEPRTPPPSRVPVSYSPPPPVAADDVDIPLDELIASTPPPPVAALDIDEPLPGFEFEIESPSGDAPVAMGAPLDEPPIEVGISLEVEPSSAPAGGGALEFELDLGDSVAEPPRAPAVPPVRVVPPPAPVSSDGGFEFDLDLSDAEAAPPPRAPVAPKAPPAPVTSPAGSGGIEFDFDLAEDVSPPPPVAPPPPRAPAAPPPAPVSAGGVFEFDFALSDDAGTAPPPPPRAPSPASAGGGGIDFDLDLSEDVEEAPPVVPPPPPRAAMVPPPAPVQPPMAARPLPPPPPAPPPPPQGLPQVRREAPRAPEPAATPSVLAPAVAKAAAQAPGLDEHGLPKTVFLPPPVPLSGTGPVIGIDLGTTNSCVALLSNGRPLVLRSREGYNTIPSVISLNAQNKLLVSHRAKNQLVLRPQHTIYGAKRLVGRPYDSAVVNQVRERFHYDIVPDSAGRAAVRLADTALSLEEVQALILRECKEMAEAHLNQKVERAVVTVPAYYSEPQREAVRKSGILAGLKVERILNEPTSAALAYGLNRELNKKVLVYDLGGGTFDATILKIEKNVFEVLGTGGDVFLGGIDFDNLIVDYLLARFQEKEGIAFTGDGIALSRVSDAAERAKMGLSERSTFEVHIPMLMMDDSGRPRDLRVVLSRQELEKICEPLLSRTIDVVRDVLLDAKLKAAEVDDIILVGGMSRMPLVRDKLKGLFGKGAQASVNADEAVALGAALYSGSVDKVSSVVLIDVLPMTVGVAMPGGAFKRVIERNSPLPAQRSFAINTTKDNEVFLELSIFQGEDSHISANEYLGTVRIEGLPKGPKGSVRVAVTLKLDSECVLHVEAREYSTRKEVKATLATRYSPEELQKQLQVSKESVKAAEERRGADLKERAGGFWSFVKKALGRK from the coding sequence GTGGTCTGCCCACCTGTCGACGCCATTCGTGGGGCAGGGGATCGAGGGGTCAAAACCTACTTGAGCGGCGGGGCGCGTACCGCGATTGTCCTCGCCATGGATCAAGGCAGGCGCACCACGGACAGGAAGGCAGTTGGCCTGCTGGTGAAGCTGAAGCATGAGAGCGTGGGGAGCTTCGCGGAGGAGTTCGCCACCAACCTGAGCCCGGGTGGGATGTTCATCCGCTCGCGCACCCCACAGGCGGTGGGGACCCCCGTCAAGTTCGAGGTGCAGATCGCGGGAGGCGTGCGGGTGCTGCGTGGCTCCGCGCTGGTCCGCTGGGTCCGCGAAGTCGGTGACCCCGCGGGGCCTCCGGGCATGGGGTTGCAGTTCGAGGAGCTGGACACGGCGAGCCGCGCGCTCGTCGAAATGATGTTGATGCGGAAGACCGTCGCGGATTCCAACGCGCCCGCCGTTCAGCCCCTGCCCGCCATCGCGCCATCCGTGGCGCCTGCGATTGCACCGTCCATCGCGCCGTCCGTGGCGCCCGCGATTGCGCCGTCCATCGCGCCCGCCGTCGCGCCCATGGCGCAGTCCCGTCCCGCGCCTCCGGTCCAGGCCCGTCCCGCGCCCCCTGTGCAAGCGCGCCCCGCCGCCGCGCCCGCGGATGTGGGTGGTATCGCGCTCGACTCCCTGTTCGATGACCTGGAGCCGGAGGGTGGTTCCTCCGCGCCGATTCCGGACGAGCCGCTCGACCTGGTTCCGTCGGTGGTGGAGGAGCCGAGGACACCGCCTCCGAGCCGCGTGCCCGTCTCCTATTCGCCGCCGCCTCCGGTGGCCGCGGATGACGTGGACATTCCGCTCGACGAGCTCATCGCGAGCACGCCGCCTCCGCCCGTGGCCGCGCTGGACATCGATGAGCCCCTGCCGGGCTTCGAGTTCGAAATCGAGAGCCCGTCGGGTGATGCGCCCGTGGCCATGGGCGCGCCGCTCGATGAGCCGCCCATCGAGGTCGGCATCTCCCTGGAGGTCGAGCCGTCGTCCGCGCCGGCGGGTGGCGGGGCCCTGGAGTTCGAGCTCGACCTGGGTGACTCCGTCGCTGAGCCGCCTCGTGCGCCCGCGGTTCCACCCGTGCGAGTGGTACCTCCGCCGGCGCCTGTCTCCAGTGACGGCGGCTTCGAGTTCGACCTGGACCTGAGCGATGCGGAGGCCGCACCTCCGCCGCGTGCCCCAGTGGCCCCCAAGGCACCGCCGGCTCCGGTCACGTCTCCCGCGGGGAGCGGTGGCATCGAGTTCGATTTCGACCTGGCCGAGGACGTGAGCCCGCCTCCGCCCGTGGCGCCTCCACCGCCGCGCGCACCGGCGGCGCCACCTCCCGCGCCTGTCTCAGCCGGGGGCGTCTTCGAGTTCGACTTCGCCCTGTCCGATGACGCGGGGACGGCGCCGCCTCCGCCGCCGCGCGCCCCCTCTCCGGCCAGCGCGGGGGGCGGCGGCATCGACTTCGACCTCGACCTGTCCGAGGACGTGGAGGAAGCACCTCCCGTCGTGCCTCCACCGCCGCCGCGCGCGGCGATGGTTCCTCCGCCCGCGCCGGTGCAGCCGCCCATGGCGGCCCGCCCGTTGCCTCCGCCGCCCCCGGCTCCGCCGCCTCCTCCTCAAGGGCTTCCCCAAGTGCGCCGTGAGGCGCCTCGGGCACCGGAGCCGGCGGCGACGCCCTCGGTGCTCGCGCCCGCCGTGGCGAAGGCCGCCGCGCAGGCGCCCGGCCTGGATGAACACGGCCTGCCGAAGACGGTGTTCCTGCCTCCACCGGTGCCGCTCAGCGGCACGGGGCCCGTCATCGGCATTGACCTGGGCACCACGAACTCGTGCGTGGCGTTGCTTTCCAACGGCCGGCCGCTCGTGCTGCGCTCGCGCGAGGGCTACAACACGATTCCCTCCGTCATCTCGCTCAACGCGCAGAACAAGCTGCTGGTCAGCCACCGCGCGAAGAACCAGTTGGTGCTGCGTCCCCAGCACACCATCTACGGCGCGAAGCGGCTCGTTGGCCGTCCCTACGACAGCGCCGTGGTGAACCAGGTCCGCGAGCGCTTCCACTACGACATCGTCCCTGACTCCGCTGGCCGCGCCGCCGTGCGTCTGGCGGACACGGCCCTGTCGCTGGAAGAGGTGCAGGCCCTCATCCTCCGCGAGTGCAAGGAGATGGCGGAGGCCCACCTCAACCAGAAGGTGGAGCGCGCGGTGGTGACGGTGCCCGCGTACTACTCCGAGCCACAGCGTGAGGCTGTGCGCAAGTCCGGCATCCTCGCGGGCCTCAAGGTGGAGCGCATCCTCAACGAGCCCACATCCGCGGCGCTCGCCTACGGTCTCAACCGCGAGCTCAACAAGAAGGTCCTCGTCTACGACCTGGGCGGCGGTACCTTCGACGCCACGATTCTGAAAATCGAGAAGAACGTCTTCGAGGTGCTCGGCACCGGAGGCGACGTCTTCCTGGGGGGGATCGACTTCGACAACCTCATCGTCGACTACCTGCTGGCGCGCTTCCAGGAGAAGGAGGGCATCGCCTTCACGGGGGACGGCATCGCCTTGTCGCGCGTGAGTGACGCGGCCGAGCGCGCGAAGATGGGGCTGTCCGAGCGCAGCACCTTCGAGGTCCACATCCCCATGCTGATGATGGACGACTCGGGCAGGCCGCGTGACTTGCGCGTGGTCCTCAGCCGGCAGGAGCTGGAGAAGATCTGCGAGCCGCTCCTCAGCCGCACCATCGACGTGGTGCGCGACGTGCTCCTGGACGCGAAGCTGAAGGCCGCCGAGGTGGACGACATCATCCTCGTGGGCGGCATGAGCCGCATGCCGCTGGTGCGCGACAAGCTCAAGGGGCTCTTCGGCAAGGGCGCGCAGGCCAGCGTCAACGCGGACGAAGCCGTGGCCCTGGGCGCGGCGCTCTACTCGGGCTCCGTGGACAAGGTGAGCAGCGTGGTGCTCATCGACGTGCTGCCGATGACGGTGGGCGTGGCCATGCCCGGTGGCGCCTTCAAGCGCGTCATCGAGCGCAACAGCCCGCTGCCCGCGCAGCGCTCCTTCGCCATCAACACGACGAAGGACAACGAGGTCTTCCTGGAGCTGTCCATCTTCCAGGGCGAGGACAGCCACATCTCCGCCAACGAGTACCTGGGCACCGTGCGCATCGAAGGACTGCCCAAGGGGCCGAAGGGCTCGGTGCGCGTGGCGGTGACGCTCAAGCTGGACTCCGAATGCGTGCTGCACGTGGAGGCGCGTGAGTACTCCACGCGCAAGGAAGTGAAGGCCACGCTGGCCACGCGCTACTCGCCGGAGGAGCTCCAGAAGCAGCTCCAGGTCAGCAAGGAGTCCGTGAAGGCCGCCGAGGAGCGCCGCGGCGCCGACCTCAAGGAGCGCGCGGGCGGCTTCTGGAGCTTCGTGAAGAAGGCGCTGGGCAGGAAGTAG
- a CDS encoding DUF4142 domain-containing protein produces MKHPLPGLVLAASLFTQGASFAQSGMPDSPPSQQDTVSVQKGMATYRGYTAPTDEKALLDRLHLANQHEIKSGQLAQQRSQNPDVKAFGTIMMKAHTALDQKLTSYARSKGLKLAESPKPMNDAEEASMAKDKATMEQLQVIRGAPFDSAYLASQVTGHDAVLGMVLTAQKAMPKATPELAALLEDLSKQVPAHRHQAWNMLGKLGGETGVGGSGPAHAPPPKP; encoded by the coding sequence ATGAAGCATCCCCTCCCGGGGCTCGTCCTCGCCGCCTCGCTGTTCACCCAGGGCGCGTCATTCGCACAGTCCGGCATGCCCGACAGCCCGCCCTCCCAACAGGACACGGTCTCCGTTCAAAAGGGCATGGCCACGTACCGCGGCTACACCGCCCCCACGGACGAGAAGGCGCTGCTCGACCGGCTGCACCTGGCGAACCAACACGAAATCAAGTCGGGCCAGCTCGCTCAGCAACGCTCCCAGAATCCAGACGTGAAGGCCTTCGGCACCATCATGATGAAGGCGCACACCGCGCTGGACCAGAAGCTCACGTCCTACGCGCGCAGCAAGGGCCTGAAGCTGGCCGAATCACCCAAGCCGATGAACGACGCGGAAGAAGCCTCCATGGCCAAGGACAAGGCCACGATGGAGCAGCTCCAGGTCATCCGCGGCGCGCCCTTCGACTCCGCCTATCTGGCCTCACAGGTCACGGGGCATGACGCCGTCCTGGGCATGGTCCTCACCGCCCAGAAGGCCATGCCCAAGGCCACGCCCGAGCTCGCCGCCCTGCTCGAGGACCTCAGCAAGCAGGTGCCCGCCCACCGGCACCAGGCCTGGAACATGCTGGGCAAGCTGGGAGGCGAAACGGGCGTGGGCGGCTCCGGCCCGGCGCACGCGCCCCCGCCGAAGCCCTGA
- a CDS encoding DsbA family oxidoreductase, producing MSEPITVRVWSDYVCPWCYVGYAEVQKLKKEYDVQVDWRPFYLRPETPPEGLPLPDYVREKMKDPNNPLKLRAQAAGLTLVMRELTPSTRRAHEATEYAREQGRLEPFHAALLRRYWSEGQDLWQWDTLRGAAQEAGLDPDAVQRVVEEGRYTKAVEDSIQEARTIGVNAVPTFVLGERFGLQGAQEYSVFQEAMRRLGATPRAQP from the coding sequence ATGAGCGAGCCCATCACCGTCCGCGTCTGGTCCGATTACGTCTGCCCCTGGTGTTACGTGGGCTACGCCGAGGTCCAGAAGCTGAAGAAGGAGTACGACGTCCAGGTGGACTGGCGTCCCTTCTACCTGCGCCCGGAGACGCCCCCCGAGGGACTCCCCCTGCCGGATTACGTGCGCGAGAAGATGAAGGACCCGAACAACCCGCTGAAGCTCCGCGCCCAGGCAGCCGGGCTCACCCTGGTGATGCGGGAACTCACTCCGTCCACCCGCCGGGCCCACGAGGCCACCGAGTACGCCCGGGAGCAGGGCCGGCTGGAGCCGTTCCACGCCGCCCTCCTGCGCCGCTACTGGAGCGAGGGCCAGGACCTCTGGCAGTGGGACACGCTCCGCGGCGCCGCCCAGGAGGCGGGCCTGGACCCGGACGCAGTGCAGCGCGTCGTCGAGGAGGGCCGCTACACGAAGGCCGTGGAGGACTCCATCCAGGAGGCGCGGACCATCGGCGTCAACGCGGTGCCCACCTTCGTGCTCGGGGAGCGCTTCGGGCTCCAGGGCGCGCAGGAGTACTCGGTGTTCCAGGAGGCCATGCGGCGGCTCGGCGCGACGCCTCGCGCGCAACCGTGA